A genomic window from Massilia sp. METH4 includes:
- a CDS encoding ATP-binding protein: MLRGRRGASAIRAGDEWARTGDQSFRASHGRHVLRARRCIGAHVRAPAPAPYTQAGITPERGEGGLGLGLWLARRLADLHGGVLTAASPGPGKGSTFVLALPLFDPVAGCPEEAP; this comes from the coding sequence ATGCTACGCGGCCGGCGCGGCGCCAGCGCCATTCGTGCTGGCGATGAGTGGGCACGAACGGGCGACCAGTCTTTCCGCGCCAGTCACGGCCGGCATGTTCTGCGGGCTCGCCGCTGCATTGGTGCTCACGTCCGGGCGCCGGCACCTGCGCCCTACACGCAGGCCGGCATCACTCCGGAACGGGGCGAAGGGGGCCTCGGCCTTGGCCTGTGGCTGGCGCGGCGGCTCGCCGACCTGCACGGCGGTGTGCTGACGGCTGCCAGCCCCGGACCGGGCAAGGGCAGTACGTTCGTGCTGGCGCTGCCGCTCTTCGATCCCGTCGCCGGTTGCCCCGAGGAGGCGCCTTGA
- a CDS encoding cysteine hydrolase family protein, translated as MTGPIALIVIDMQKGMQSPTLPPRNNPAAEDNMARLVAAWREAHQPLVCVRHISRSPTSVFAPGQEGVQFQERFAPMARDHVVEKNVPDAFINTGLERWLHVRGIRQVVIVGVSTNNSVESTARTAGNLGFAATVVADATFAFEKEDFAGHLRSAEDVHLMALANLHGEYAEVRTTGQVLESLVG; from the coding sequence ATGACTGGACCAATCGCACTGATCGTCATCGACATGCAAAAGGGCATGCAGAGCCCCACGCTCCCGCCCCGCAACAACCCGGCGGCCGAGGACAACATGGCCCGCCTCGTGGCGGCCTGGCGCGAAGCGCACCAGCCGCTCGTGTGCGTTCGTCATATCAGCCGCTCCCCCACCTCCGTGTTCGCGCCCGGCCAGGAGGGCGTGCAATTCCAGGAGCGCTTCGCGCCGATGGCGCGTGACCATGTGGTGGAAAAGAACGTGCCGGATGCGTTCATCAATACGGGGCTGGAACGCTGGCTGCACGTGCGCGGCATCCGCCAGGTCGTCATCGTCGGCGTCAGCACCAACAATTCGGTCGAGTCGACCGCCCGCACGGCCGGCAATCTGGGGTTCGCAGCGACCGTGGTCGCGGATGCGACCTTCGCATTCGAGAAGGAGGATTTCGCAGGGCACCTGCGCAGCGCCGAGGACGTGCACCTGATGGCCCTGGCGAACCTGCATGGCGAGTATGCGGAGGTACGCACGACCGGGCAGGTGCTGGAATCGCTGGTCGGCTAG
- a CDS encoding TetR/AcrR family transcriptional regulator gives MARPKSEEKREEKRLQLLHAAAEVVAQRGAGAPTAAISALAGVAEGTLFRYFPTKEALFNELYLYIFRHLCDALHDVFDPALDPMQPLHRRAQRQWNSYIDWGLAHPAWMRALTCLAATDALTEATLDAKLAMFPDVALVEAGMQGELFGHLNPAYGDAMFMAIADATLEFAAREPLRAEEYKLSGFKAYARIFLPPPVEFPTNERTAAGQVRMAMHHQMKETQ, from the coding sequence ATGGCACGTCCTAAAAGCGAAGAAAAACGCGAAGAAAAGCGCCTGCAGCTCCTGCATGCCGCCGCCGAAGTGGTGGCCCAGCGGGGCGCGGGCGCGCCCACCGCCGCGATCTCGGCCCTGGCCGGCGTGGCCGAGGGCACCCTGTTCCGCTATTTCCCGACGAAGGAAGCGCTGTTCAACGAGCTGTACCTGTACATCTTCCGGCACCTGTGCGATGCGCTGCACGATGTGTTCGATCCCGCGCTGGATCCCATGCAACCGTTGCACCGGCGCGCCCAGCGCCAGTGGAACAGCTACATCGACTGGGGCCTTGCCCACCCGGCGTGGATGCGGGCCCTGACGTGCCTGGCCGCCACCGACGCGCTGACGGAAGCGACGCTCGACGCGAAACTGGCCATGTTCCCCGACGTGGCGCTGGTGGAAGCGGGCATGCAGGGCGAGTTGTTCGGGCACTTGAATCCCGCCTACGGCGATGCCATGTTCATGGCGATCGCCGATGCGACGCTGGAATTCGCCGCGCGCGAGCCGTTGCGCGCCGAAGAGTACAAGCTCAGCGGATTCAAGGCCTACGCGCGCATCTTCCTGCCCCCTCCGGTGGAATTTCCGACGAACGAGCGAACCGCGGCCGGACAGGTCCGGATGGCAATGCATCACCAGATGAAGGAAACGCAATGA
- a CDS encoding alpha/beta hydrolase has protein sequence MNDRSLDIAEVDSRDVEVAGAAGPLPARLYFAGTTAGAAAGKRDTLLVFFHGGGFTGGSIDEADDFLRHLVAADPGQVALSAGYTLACEKPFPAAVEDAHAVLLWAKKHKAALSWNGKRLIVAGIEAGANLAAVASLVARDRGGPALAGQVLIMPMLDPGLTTCSMRTMPSCTEKATVVDQVARSCASGYRAYLPNAADRTHPYASPLQSSRLKNLPPALILSADDDPLRDEAEQYGAKLIGAGIPTAVKRLPPPPLEQPEGRSDCVCTFALAEIGAFLRALQ, from the coding sequence ATGAACGATCGATCGCTCGATATCGCGGAAGTCGACTCCCGCGACGTGGAAGTGGCGGGTGCCGCGGGGCCGCTGCCGGCCCGGCTGTATTTTGCAGGCACCACGGCCGGCGCCGCGGCGGGCAAGCGCGACACCCTGCTGGTATTCTTCCACGGCGGCGGTTTTACCGGCGGCTCGATCGACGAGGCGGACGACTTCCTGCGCCACCTGGTGGCAGCCGATCCGGGCCAGGTGGCGCTGTCGGCCGGCTATACGCTGGCCTGCGAAAAGCCGTTCCCGGCGGCGGTGGAAGACGCCCACGCGGTACTGCTGTGGGCGAAGAAGCATAAGGCGGCCCTGTCGTGGAACGGCAAGCGGCTGATCGTGGCCGGCATCGAAGCGGGCGCCAACCTGGCCGCCGTCGCGTCGCTGGTGGCGCGCGACCGGGGCGGGCCGGCGCTGGCCGGGCAGGTGCTGATCATGCCCATGCTCGATCCGGGGCTCACCACGTGCTCGATGCGCACCATGCCGTCATGTACGGAAAAGGCGACGGTGGTGGACCAGGTAGCGCGCAGCTGCGCGAGCGGCTACCGCGCCTACCTGCCCAACGCGGCCGACCGCACGCACCCGTATGCTTCGCCGCTGCAATCGTCGCGCCTGAAGAACCTGCCGCCGGCGCTGATCCTCTCGGCCGACGACGACCCGCTGCGGGACGAAGCCGAGCAATACGGCGCCAAGCTGATCGGCGCCGGCATTCCCACGGCCGTGAAACGCCTGCCGCCGCCGCCGCTCGAACAGCCGGAAGGGCGCAGCGATTGCGTGTGCACGTTCGCGCTGGCCGAGATCGGGGCGTTCCTCCGCGCCCTGCAGTGA
- a CDS encoding carboxymuconolactone decarboxylase family protein, whose product MSTPKRLPYYSLSPEAYRGFGATKAALEKSPLGKELIDLIWLRMSQINGCAFCLEMHAKALRAGGVPEAKLDSLAGWRVAEHFTGRERAALAWTESLTHVDRTHAPDEDYEPLKQYFSDVEISDLCFAIALMSAFNRLAIGMRQ is encoded by the coding sequence ATGAGCACACCGAAACGCTTGCCGTACTACAGCCTGTCTCCCGAAGCCTACCGGGGCTTTGGGGCCACGAAGGCGGCGCTGGAAAAGAGCCCTCTCGGCAAGGAACTGATCGACCTCATATGGCTGCGCATGTCGCAGATCAACGGCTGCGCCTTCTGCCTCGAAATGCATGCCAAGGCGTTGCGTGCCGGCGGCGTGCCGGAGGCCAAGCTGGACAGCCTTGCCGGATGGCGCGTGGCCGAGCATTTCACCGGGCGCGAGCGCGCCGCGCTGGCCTGGACCGAATCGCTGACGCACGTGGACCGCACCCATGCACCTGATGAGGATTACGAGCCGCTCAAGCAGTATTTCAGCGATGTCGAAATTTCCGACCTGTGCTTCGCCATCGCCCTGATGAGCGCATTCAACCGGCTGGCCATCGGCATGCGCCAGTAA
- a CDS encoding NAD(P)H-dependent oxidoreductase has product MHILHIDCSPRKVSHSRQLSAALVARLLALDAASIVIRRDLGRHPIPHADGEYAAALASPVEQADGRHGTATGLSEELIAEIESADALVIGTPLNNFTVPSVLKAWIDQVLRMGRTIIKTPTGEKVGLLRDRPVYIGIASGGVFTGERARQPDFLMPYLTAAFGCVGLRSLQFFPLQATAFLDDDRLAAERHALVATMDLSLGRVESA; this is encoded by the coding sequence ATGCACATCCTGCATATCGACTGCTCGCCACGGAAAGTCTCGCATAGCCGTCAGCTGTCGGCCGCCCTCGTGGCGCGGCTTCTCGCGCTCGATGCCGCATCGATCGTCATTCGCCGCGACCTGGGGCGCCACCCGATACCCCATGCGGACGGGGAATACGCGGCCGCGTTGGCGTCGCCCGTCGAGCAGGCGGATGGCCGGCACGGCACGGCGACCGGCCTTTCCGAGGAATTGATCGCCGAGATCGAATCGGCGGACGCCCTGGTGATCGGCACCCCGCTGAACAATTTCACGGTGCCTTCCGTGCTCAAGGCCTGGATCGACCAGGTGCTGCGGATGGGGCGGACGATCATCAAGACGCCCACCGGCGAAAAGGTCGGTCTCCTGCGCGACAGGCCGGTCTACATCGGTATCGCATCCGGTGGCGTGTTCACGGGCGAGCGCGCGAGGCAGCCGGACTTCCTCATGCCCTACCTGACAGCCGCCTTCGGCTGCGTGGGCCTGCGATCGCTGCAGTTCTTTCCGCTGCAGGCGACCGCTTTCCTGGACGACGACCGCCTGGCCGCCGAGCGGCACGCCCTGGTCGCAACGATGGACCTGAGCCTGGGCCGCGTCGAAAGCGCGTGA
- a CDS encoding GNAT family N-acetyltransferase, with the protein MTDFRLSAIESEEDYLASFAVMQELRPHLGDAAAFAEQARRQAGQGYRLLAAWQDGQIRALAGYRVQENLIYGRFLYVDDLVTSARARGQGLGARLIGALREEAREQACSHLVLDTGLANALAQRFYYRQGLLGAGMHFRQPL; encoded by the coding sequence ATGACCGATTTCCGACTGAGTGCCATCGAATCCGAGGAGGATTACCTCGCGAGCTTCGCCGTCATGCAGGAGCTGCGCCCGCATCTGGGGGACGCCGCCGCGTTCGCCGAGCAGGCGCGCCGTCAGGCGGGGCAGGGCTATCGCCTGCTGGCGGCCTGGCAGGACGGGCAAATCAGGGCACTGGCGGGCTATCGCGTGCAGGAAAACCTGATATATGGCCGCTTCCTGTACGTCGACGATCTCGTTACCTCCGCCCGCGCACGCGGACAGGGCCTTGGGGCGCGCCTCATCGGCGCCCTACGGGAGGAAGCGCGCGAGCAGGCGTGTTCCCACCTCGTGCTCGACACCGGCTTGGCGAACGCGCTGGCGCAGCGCTTCTATTACCGGCAGGGACTGCTGGGCGCAGGCATGCATTTCCGCCAACCACTTTGA
- a CDS encoding ATPase domain-containing protein — protein MTTNRIPTGIPELDAVLRGGLLEGRIHLIEGRPGTGKTTIGMRFLIAGVQQGQNCLYVTLSETLPEMQATAHSHGWSLEGIRLFAPDLLDAHEYGEQTIMLPSDAELSRLIDGIAGQVERSGANRVVIDSMAEIRLMAHDSSHYRRQIITLRDRLSRAGATVLLLDDLTAIDHEYELQSAVHAAITLEQRDRSYGSVRRVLKVVKLRGGEYQSGWHDFAIERDEVLVFPSLIAEEHRRDYEAVPLESGVPGLDEMMGGGILDGTSTMIIGPAGAGKTTLALQYALAAVRQGGKAAYFVLDEAEMTLRSRMIERFGIHDATDKPGGLDIHRINPSRISPGAFIWRVRRAVEADGARIVIIDSINSYLDLVREERTLLVQMNELFSYLSNMGVIAVIVGAHSAALDTSREPDALSIITDNVISLRFQEADGRIEAAIAVLKKRHGRHSRDIRRFRLTEEGFSVDGRAAATGKEDMTPLVP, from the coding sequence ATGACGACGAACCGCATTCCTACTGGTATTCCTGAACTCGACGCAGTGCTGCGCGGCGGCCTGCTCGAGGGGCGCATCCACCTGATCGAGGGCCGGCCGGGCACCGGCAAGACCACGATCGGCATGCGCTTCCTGATCGCCGGCGTGCAGCAGGGGCAGAACTGCCTGTACGTGACCCTCTCCGAGACCCTGCCCGAGATGCAGGCGACTGCCCATAGCCACGGCTGGTCGCTGGAAGGCATCCGCCTGTTCGCGCCGGACCTGCTCGATGCGCACGAATACGGCGAGCAGACCATCATGCTGCCCAGCGACGCCGAGCTCTCGCGCCTGATCGACGGGATCGCCGGGCAGGTGGAGCGCAGCGGCGCGAACCGCGTGGTGATCGATTCGATGGCCGAGATCCGTCTGATGGCGCACGACAGTTCCCACTACCGCCGCCAGATCATCACGCTGCGCGACCGTTTGAGCCGCGCCGGCGCCACCGTGCTGCTGCTGGACGACCTGACGGCCATCGACCACGAATACGAGCTGCAAAGCGCGGTGCACGCCGCCATCACGCTGGAGCAGCGCGACCGTTCGTATGGTTCGGTGCGCAGGGTGCTGAAGGTGGTCAAGCTGCGCGGCGGCGAGTACCAGAGCGGTTGGCACGATTTCGCCATCGAGCGCGACGAGGTGCTGGTGTTCCCCAGCCTGATCGCGGAGGAGCACCGCCGCGACTACGAAGCCGTGCCGCTCGAAAGCGGTGTGCCGGGGCTGGACGAGATGATGGGCGGCGGCATCCTCGACGGCACGTCGACGATGATCATCGGCCCGGCCGGCGCGGGCAAGACGACGCTGGCGCTGCAATACGCGCTGGCGGCCGTGCGCCAGGGCGGGAAGGCCGCCTACTTCGTGCTCGACGAAGCGGAGATGACGCTGCGCTCGCGCATGATCGAGCGCTTCGGCATCCACGACGCCACGGACAAGCCGGGCGGCCTGGACATCCACCGCATCAATCCCTCGCGCATCTCGCCCGGCGCCTTCATCTGGCGGGTGCGCCGCGCCGTGGAGGCCGACGGAGCGCGCATCGTGATCATCGACAGCATCAATTCCTACCTGGACCTGGTGCGCGAGGAACGCACGCTGCTGGTGCAGATGAACGAGCTGTTTTCCTACCTGTCGAACATGGGGGTGATCGCCGTGATCGTGGGCGCCCACTCGGCGGCGCTGGACACCTCGCGCGAGCCGGACGCGCTGTCGATCATCACCGACAACGTGATCTCGCTGCGCTTCCAGGAAGCGGATGGCCGCATCGAGGCGGCCATCGCCGTGCTGAAGAAACGACACGGCCGCCACAGCCGCGACATCCGCCGCTTCCGCCTGACCGAGGAGGGCTTCTCGGTCGATGGCCGCGCGGCCGCCACCGGCAAGGAAGACATGACCCCGCTCGTGCCCTGA
- a CDS encoding arsenate reductase ArsC, whose translation MEEKVYNVLFLCTGNCARSIMAEALVTTMGNGRFRGYSAGSRPGGTVHPLALEQVAHTGYPVARLRSKSWDEFAAPGAPAMDFIITVCDDAAGESCPIWPGHPITAHWGVPDPAAVEGGEEQRRAAFHQAFYRLREHLNIFVSLPLHMLEKHAIHQQLQAIPRAAA comes from the coding sequence ATGGAAGAGAAGGTTTATAACGTGCTGTTTCTCTGCACGGGCAATTGCGCGCGCAGCATCATGGCCGAGGCGCTGGTGACGACGATGGGCAACGGCCGCTTCCGCGGCTATTCCGCCGGCAGCCGTCCGGGCGGAACGGTGCACCCGCTGGCGCTGGAACAGGTCGCGCACACGGGTTATCCGGTCGCCCGGCTGCGCAGCAAGAGCTGGGACGAATTCGCCGCGCCGGGTGCTCCGGCGATGGATTTCATCATCACCGTGTGCGACGACGCGGCCGGCGAGTCCTGCCCCATCTGGCCGGGACACCCGATCACGGCGCACTGGGGCGTGCCCGATCCGGCGGCCGTCGAAGGCGGCGAGGAACAGCGCCGCGCCGCGTTCCACCAGGCGTTCTACCGATTGCGCGAGCACCTGAACATCTTCGTCAGCCTGCCCCTGCACATGCTGGAAAAGCACGCGATCCACCAGCAATTGCAGGCGATCCCGCGCGCCGCCGCATAA
- a CDS encoding putative zinc-binding peptidase: MKTFHCDKCSQQVFFENTVCLNCGSRLGYQPAHRTVNSFEQGEAGQWRSLNRRDAGKLYKQCANYVQHDVCNWMLPADDPHELCESCQLTEVIPALSSEKNHILWSRLEAAKRRLLFSLATLRLTPAPKSEEPATGLAFQFLEDMAPNERVMTGHANGVITLNIAEADPAERERTREQMHERYRTLLGHFRHESGHYYFDRLVADSEWIGEYRELFGDEREDYGAALQRHYNDGPPADWESRFVSSYASMHSWEDWAETWAHYLHMMDALETAHACGMSLNPTRPDEPSLEIPVPPVKADTFEETLNEWFALTYVLNSLNRSMGMPDSYPFKLSTPVLDKLAFVDKVVRAQMKTA; this comes from the coding sequence ATGAAAACCTTCCACTGCGATAAATGCTCCCAGCAAGTCTTCTTCGAGAACACCGTCTGCCTCAACTGCGGCAGCAGGCTGGGCTACCAGCCCGCGCACCGCACCGTCAACAGCTTCGAACAGGGGGAGGCCGGCCAGTGGCGCAGCCTGAACCGCAGGGACGCGGGGAAGCTGTACAAGCAGTGCGCGAACTACGTGCAGCACGATGTCTGCAACTGGATGCTGCCGGCGGACGACCCGCACGAGCTGTGCGAATCGTGCCAGCTGACGGAGGTGATCCCGGCACTGTCGTCGGAGAAGAACCATATCCTGTGGTCGCGCCTCGAAGCGGCCAAGCGCCGCCTGCTGTTTTCACTGGCAACGCTGCGCCTGACGCCCGCGCCGAAATCGGAGGAGCCCGCAACGGGCCTGGCGTTCCAATTCCTGGAAGATATGGCACCGAACGAGCGCGTGATGACGGGCCACGCCAATGGTGTGATCACGCTGAACATCGCCGAGGCCGATCCCGCCGAGCGCGAGCGCACGCGCGAGCAGATGCACGAGCGCTATCGCACCTTGCTGGGCCACTTCCGCCACGAGAGCGGCCATTACTACTTTGACCGGCTGGTCGCCGATAGCGAATGGATCGGGGAGTACCGGGAACTCTTCGGCGACGAGCGCGAGGACTACGGCGCCGCGCTGCAGCGCCACTACAACGATGGCCCCCCGGCGGACTGGGAGTCGCGCTTCGTGAGCAGCTACGCCAGCATGCATTCGTGGGAAGACTGGGCCGAGACGTGGGCGCACTACCTGCACATGATGGATGCGCTGGAAACGGCCCACGCATGCGGCATGTCGCTCAATCCCACCCGCCCGGACGAACCATCGCTGGAAATCCCTGTCCCACCCGTCAAGGCGGACACGTTCGAGGAAACCCTGAACGAGTGGTTCGCGCTCACCTATGTGCTCAACAGCCTCAATCGCAGCATGGGCATGCCGGATTCCTACCCGTTCAAGCTCAGCACCCCGGTGCTGGACAAGCTGGCGTTCGTGGACAAGGTGGTGCGCGCGCAGATGAAAACTGCATGA
- a CDS encoding PLP-dependent aminotransferase family protein, producing MDLQLLKPDAGHDGPMYLQLYRRYRNAIAQGQLAPGDRVPSVRSLASALNLARGTVELAYQMLTSEGYFVARGAAGTIVSPRITGLPGAGEPKAAREAPPAMPSRDTAPGDILPFQLGLPALDAFPRKTWARLTGRCLRTLDTAAMLYPHPAGYEPLRRAIATYLGVSRGISCSHEQVFVTGGYRGALDLVCRTLLQPGDLGWYEDPGYVHARHHLLNAGMRLAPIPVDDEGMNVAVGLRVAADARFAVVTPTHQSPTGVALSLPRRLELLEWAKARGAWIIEDDYDSEFRYHGRPLPALKSLDAGGRVLYTGTFSKVLFPGLRLAYLVAPSALVERLNLALNHVPGPGSILPQAMVAEFMEQGHFARHLRKMRTLYATRRGYLVDALERVMGDRLYVQPQAGGIHVLAYLPQEHGDRALAAAAAAAGLAVGALSDWYMHNAERGGLLMGFANFVSAGWTDDATMRLQVVLERSRSSTRATS from the coding sequence ATGGATCTTCAACTACTGAAGCCCGACGCCGGGCATGACGGCCCCATGTATCTGCAACTGTACCGGCGTTACCGGAACGCGATCGCCCAGGGGCAACTGGCACCGGGTGACCGGGTGCCCTCCGTGCGCAGTCTTGCCAGCGCACTGAACCTGGCGCGCGGCACGGTCGAACTGGCGTACCAGATGCTCACGAGCGAGGGATACTTCGTGGCACGAGGCGCCGCAGGGACCATCGTTTCGCCGCGCATTACCGGCCTGCCCGGCGCGGGCGAGCCCAAGGCGGCGCGGGAAGCTCCTCCCGCGATGCCGTCCAGGGACACGGCACCGGGCGACATCCTGCCATTTCAACTCGGCTTGCCCGCCCTCGATGCGTTCCCGCGCAAGACGTGGGCACGCCTCACGGGCCGCTGCCTGCGCACGCTGGACACTGCCGCCATGCTCTATCCGCACCCGGCCGGCTACGAGCCGCTGCGGCGGGCCATCGCGACTTACCTGGGTGTCTCGCGCGGCATCTCGTGCTCGCATGAACAGGTGTTCGTGACAGGCGGGTATCGCGGCGCGCTGGACCTCGTCTGCCGCACCCTGTTGCAGCCGGGCGACCTGGGGTGGTACGAGGACCCGGGCTATGTGCACGCGCGCCATCACCTCCTGAACGCCGGCATGCGCCTCGCGCCGATCCCTGTCGACGATGAGGGAATGAACGTTGCCGTCGGGCTGCGTGTGGCCGCCGATGCGCGCTTTGCCGTCGTCACGCCCACGCACCAGAGCCCGACCGGCGTGGCACTTTCGCTACCGCGGCGGCTGGAGTTGCTGGAGTGGGCCAAAGCTCGTGGCGCCTGGATCATCGAAGATGACTACGACAGCGAATTCCGCTACCACGGGCGGCCGTTGCCGGCGCTGAAGAGCCTCGATGCAGGCGGGCGGGTGCTGTACACCGGGACGTTCAGCAAAGTGCTGTTCCCTGGGCTGCGGCTGGCGTATCTGGTTGCGCCCTCAGCCTTGGTCGAACGACTCAACCTCGCGTTGAACCATGTGCCCGGACCGGGTTCCATCCTGCCCCAGGCGATGGTGGCGGAGTTCATGGAACAGGGGCATTTTGCGAGGCATTTGCGGAAGATGCGGACGTTGTATGCGACGCGGCGGGGGTATCTGGTCGATGCGCTGGAGCGGGTGATGGGGGATCGGCTGTATGTGCAGCCGCAGGCTGGGGGAATTCATGTGCTGGCGTATTTGCCTCAGGAGCATGGCGACAGGGCACTTGCGGCTGCGGCTGCGGCGGCAGGACTTGCTGTAGGTGCGCTGAGCGACTGGTATATGCACAATGCGGAACGCGGCGGGCTGTTGATGGGCTTTGCCAATTTTGTCAGCGCAGGCTGGACTGACGACGCCACTATGCGTTTGCAGGTCGTACTAGAGCGATCGAGGAGCAGCACGCGAGCAACGTCATAG
- a CDS encoding response regulator, producing the protein MHAALYAPVGRDASVLSTVLAAVQLDSLVFTAAAPFIAALDGDALLAIVTEEGLMRCPADKLAAQLRSQPLWSNIPIIVLADANSLLPGGATGVLEKLGNVTLITRPLRREELLLAILSAHRTRLLQFQVRDQLQQLSEHAAELERRVDERTAALAHEVRERRQVEASLAESRRLESLGRLTGGVAHDFNNLLQVISGATQVIRLMGRDLNLLQKPLDSIMRATEQAARLTQQLLAFARRQPMQNAMVRLDEQLPATGQLLRHSLGKQIKLELDIEPAPWPVKTDLAQLEIALLNLAINARDAMPRGGTVTLLARNLDLPAFDLPELAGLRGHYVEVALRDEGEGMTEAVARQAFEPFFTTKPLGKGTGLGLSQVYGYAQQSGGMAYLRSSPAGTLVGIVLPRGDEEQPAQPSVAPPADPAEIFAGLRVLCVEDDALVAEVAVALFAALGCMVCCAENAEQALSSDLDRIDLVFSDVRMPGKLDGVEMARRLARTHPRLPVVLASGFIGEPDRLKGLVVEFVRKPYTTEMVVNAACAALARARSGDGAGAGAQPGEKRA; encoded by the coding sequence ATGCATGCGGCCCTGTATGCCCCGGTCGGCAGGGATGCCAGCGTCCTCTCCACGGTGCTGGCCGCCGTGCAGCTGGACTCGCTGGTGTTCACCGCCGCCGCGCCATTCATCGCCGCGCTAGACGGGGATGCGCTGCTGGCCATCGTGACGGAGGAGGGCCTGATGCGCTGCCCGGCCGACAAGCTGGCCGCGCAGCTGCGCAGCCAGCCGTTGTGGTCCAATATCCCGATCATCGTGCTGGCCGACGCCAACTCGCTGCTGCCGGGCGGGGCCACCGGCGTACTGGAAAAGCTCGGCAACGTCACCCTGATCACACGCCCGCTGCGCCGCGAAGAGCTGCTGCTGGCCATCCTCTCCGCCCACCGTACCCGGCTGCTGCAATTCCAGGTGCGCGACCAGTTGCAGCAACTGAGCGAGCACGCGGCCGAACTGGAGCGCCGGGTGGACGAGCGCACCGCCGCCCTGGCCCACGAGGTGCGCGAGCGCCGCCAGGTCGAAGCCTCGCTGGCCGAATCGCGCCGACTCGAATCGCTGGGCCGCCTCACCGGCGGCGTGGCCCACGACTTCAACAACCTGCTGCAAGTGATTTCCGGCGCCACGCAGGTGATCCGCCTGATGGGGCGCGACCTGAACCTGTTGCAGAAACCGCTGGACAGCATCATGCGCGCCACGGAGCAGGCCGCCCGCCTGACGCAGCAACTGCTCGCCTTCGCGCGCCGCCAGCCGATGCAGAACGCCATGGTGCGCCTGGACGAACAACTGCCCGCCACGGGGCAGCTGCTGCGCCATTCGCTGGGCAAGCAGATCAAGCTGGAACTCGACATCGAGCCGGCGCCATGGCCGGTGAAGACGGACCTGGCGCAACTGGAAATCGCGTTGCTGAACCTGGCGATCAACGCCCGCGACGCGATGCCGCGCGGCGGCACCGTGACCCTCCTGGCGCGCAACCTGGACCTGCCCGCGTTCGATCTGCCCGAGCTGGCCGGTTTGCGCGGCCACTACGTGGAAGTGGCCTTGCGCGACGAAGGCGAGGGCATGACGGAAGCGGTGGCGCGGCAGGCTTTCGAACCGTTCTTCACGACCAAGCCGCTGGGCAAGGGCACGGGGCTCGGTCTCTCGCAAGTGTACGGCTACGCGCAGCAGAGCGGCGGCATGGCCTACCTGCGCTCGTCGCCGGCCGGCACCCTCGTCGGCATCGTGCTGCCGCGCGGGGACGAGGAACAGCCCGCCCAACCTTCCGTCGCGCCGCCCGCCGACCCCGCCGAAATCTTTGCCGGCTTGCGCGTGTTGTGCGTGGAGGACGATGCGCTGGTGGCCGAAGTGGCCGTCGCCCTGTTCGCCGCGCTGGGGTGCATGGTGTGCTGCGCCGAGAATGCCGAGCAGGCGCTGTCGAGTGACCTGGACAGGATCGACCTCGTGTTCTCCGACGTGCGCATGCCCGGCAAGCTCGATGGCGTGGAAATGGCCAGGCGCCTGGCGCGCACGCATCCACGCCTGCCTGTCGTGCTGGCCAGCGGGTTCATCGGCGAGCCTGACCGGTTGAAGGGATTGGTCGTGGAGTTCGTGCGCAAGCCCTACACGACCGAGATGGTGGTCAATGCCGCTTGCGCTGCACTGGCGCGGGCGCGTTCGGGCGATGGCGCAGGGGCCGGTGCGCAGCCTGGAGAAAAGAGGGCTTGA